In Aquisalimonas asiatica, the sequence CCGGACGATTTCCCGATGATTCCCCTGCTCGTGCTCGGCGCCATTATCCTCGTCGCCGCCGGTGTGCCCGGGCTCTGGGTGCGCCGCGTGATGGGGCGCTACCGGACGCCCGGAGACCGTTACCGGATGACCGGCGCGGAGCTTGCCCGCGATCTGCTGCGGCGCCTGGAGCTGCCGCACGTGGAGGTCGAGCAGACCACGCAGGGTGACCATTATGATCCGCTGCGACGCCGGATCGGTCTGAGCAGGGAGAACTACGAGGGGCGGTCGCTGACCGCGGTGACCGTCGCGGCCCACGAGGTCGGGCACGCCGTTCAGGACGCCATCGGCTATCGGCCCCTGCACTGGCGCACGCGCATGGTGCGCTGGGCCACCGCGGGGCAGCGCGTGGGCGCCGGGCTGCTGCTCGGGCTGCCGCTGATTCTGGCGGTAAGCCGGTCACCGGCCCTGCTGTTGCCGGCCGCGGCACTGGGGGTGGCGGGGCTGGCCACGGGGGTGCTGGTCCACCTGGTGACGCTGCCAACGGAGTTCGATGCCAGCTTCCGCCGCGCCATGCCGCTGCTGGAAGCCGGGTACCTGCACCCCGAGGATCGCCCCCACGCGCGGCGGATTCTGCAGGCCGCCGCGCTCACCTACGTGGCCGCCGCCGCCATGAGTCTGCTGAATGTCTGGCTGTGGCTGCGGCTGCTGCGCCCCTGACCGGGCGCAGGCCGGGGGCATGACCACGACACCCGGGGAGCGGATTGGTATGCTTGGCGCCCATGACCCTGTCACGGGAGGGTGTTGACCGTGGTACACGAGACGACGCGAATCGAGACCGTCACCGGCGACATCACGCAGCAGGATGACCTGGACGCCGTGGTGAATGCCGCCAACGCCCAATTGATGCCCGGCGGAGGGGTGGCCGGGGCGATTCACCGTGCGGCGGGCGAGGAGCTGGTGGCCGCATGTCGCCCACTTGCGCCGATCTCACCCGGTCAGGCGGTGGTGACACCCGCATTCAACATGCCCAACCGCTGGATCATCCACTGCCTGGGCCCGCGCTTCGGTATCGACGAACCGGCCGATACGCTGCTGGCGGACTGCTATCGGAATGCCCTGCAATTGACCGCGCAATATGGTATTCAGTCCGTGGGGTTTCCGGCCTTGTCCACGGGCGCGTTCGGCTATCCGTTCCGGGACGCTGCCAGAGTGGCCGTTCAGGGAGTGGACGATGCGTTGGAGACGTTGGGTGAGCCACCGCGGCTGGTCCGCTTCGTGTTCTTCTCCGAAGCCGACCGGCACGCCTTCGATGATGTATTGAAAACGGGGTGACTGGATGACGCGTCACGACGCCTGGACCATTCTCACTGTGGATGAGCGCCGTTTCCTGCGCGAACTGTTTGCCGAGTCCCGCCGCCGCGGCGATGACACCACGACGGAGGAGCGCGTCGTGATCGAGGCGGATTCCGGGCAGAGCGGGTTCGTGCAGCGGCTGCTGGCCTCCGGGCGGCTGCGCCTGATCGTCGATGGTGACGGTGAGACCCTCCAGTACTCGCTGGACGTGGACCCCGACAGCCTGGCCTCACGCGAACTCAAGCTGCGGGCCCGGTATCCCGTTCTCGTGGACCGTCGGGGTCGCGCCCGCAGCCTGCGGGTTCGGCCCGGTAACGGTGAAGTCCGTGTCCGCGACCATGGCGGGCGGCTGCAACAGGCCGATGTGGTGGATATCTCCACAAGCGGCGTTTTCCTCCAGGGCGAGGAGGCGAAAGAGGTGTCCAGCGGGGCCAGCCTGTCCGGGCTGCACCTGCAACTGCCCAACCACGACGGTGTCCGTGTCGGCGGGCGCGTGGTGCGTGTGCGGCGCTCGGGTGACCGGGTGGGTGTGGCCATGGCGTTCGACCGCCGGGACATGGACCGGGACAGCCGCAGTGCCCTGCGGGAGTACGTGTTCGAGCGTTACCAGCAACGCTCTGCCTGACCCGCCGGACGGTGCCCCCTTGGGGGCCCGGGCTGCTACAATCCGTTCCCGATTTCCGCATTGCATCGAGTGGACTTTTCCCAATGGCTTACGTACAGGCGTTCGGCACCGTCATAGGCGGCTACTTCCGACAGCTGGGAGTGCTGCGCGCGGCGCTCATCGTGGGGTCGGTGATCGTCATGGTCATGGCCCCCGCCGGTGATGCGCAAACCGTCTACGAAGGCATGGGGTTCGTGGAGACGGTGGTCATGCCGACGCTGGCGCCGCTGTTCCTGGTGGGCCTGCTGCTGGATGCCCTCATGTCCCGGGTCTGGATGAGCGACAACACGCCTGACGAGGTGGCCCGGCTGCGTCTCATCATCCGCTCCGAGCTGCTCGTGTCACTGGTGCTGGTGATCGCCTATGCGCCGTTCTTCATGAGCCTTGCGGCCTGATCATCCCCCTGCCGTCCACATGGCGAGCAGGCTGAGGGAGACGGCGCAGAGACCGAGCATC encodes:
- a CDS encoding zinc metallopeptidase, translated to MIPLLVLGAIILVAAGVPGLWVRRVMGRYRTPGDRYRMTGAELARDLLRRLELPHVEVEQTTQGDHYDPLRRRIGLSRENYEGRSLTAVTVAAHEVGHAVQDAIGYRPLHWRTRMVRWATAGQRVGAGLLLGLPLILAVSRSPALLLPAAALGVAGLATGVLVHLVTLPTEFDASFRRAMPLLEAGYLHPEDRPHARRILQAAALTYVAAAAMSLLNVWLWLRLLRP
- a CDS encoding PilZ domain-containing protein, with amino-acid sequence MTRHDAWTILTVDERRFLRELFAESRRRGDDTTTEERVVIEADSGQSGFVQRLLASGRLRLIVDGDGETLQYSLDVDPDSLASRELKLRARYPVLVDRRGRARSLRVRPGNGEVRVRDHGGRLQQADVVDISTSGVFLQGEEAKEVSSGASLSGLHLQLPNHDGVRVGGRVVRVRRSGDRVGVAMAFDRRDMDRDSRSALREYVFERYQQRSA
- a CDS encoding macro domain-containing protein, with the protein product MLTVVHETTRIETVTGDITQQDDLDAVVNAANAQLMPGGGVAGAIHRAAGEELVAACRPLAPISPGQAVVTPAFNMPNRWIIHCLGPRFGIDEPADTLLADCYRNALQLTAQYGIQSVGFPALSTGAFGYPFRDAARVAVQGVDDALETLGEPPRLVRFVFFSEADRHAFDDVLKTG